Proteins encoded by one window of Engraulis encrasicolus isolate BLACKSEA-1 chromosome 21, IST_EnEncr_1.0, whole genome shotgun sequence:
- the LOC134437330 gene encoding alpha-2 adrenergic receptor-like has translation MHHEPFRGKTEIHVNRVGGDMGSLNSSGIDAYPFLFLNASPTDSQYSLATTAGLAALVSFLILFTIVGNVLVVIAVLTSRALKAPQNLFLVSLATADILVATLVMPFSLANELMGYWYFGKVWCGIYLALDVLFCTSSIVHLCAISLDRYWSVTQAVEYNLKRTPRRVKGIIVVVWLLSAVISSPPLVTIEGIERPVVAQDQQRQQQQDRPQCELNDDTWYMLSSSIGSFFAPCLIMVAVYVRIYQVAKTRTRGASGKRRSAMGAEGAGAGAAAGVVVRGSDGVTQTQTENGGFSKVMVMAPVGSVTGTGTGMGTLTTQVGSDEQQSHQQQQQQQQPPQQRENGHCQCPPSAPPTPARGPLTAITVTTTTTTEDVDAEESSSSHSRSGGQRGQERQQHRRPVATVRPIPRIVDSSSGVGAGGGGKENGGGTDTGRKGSSVLSKHASLASRASCKSIDLFASRRRRGTKGTGHRHRSGGIALPTAASRKKASQAREKRFTFVLAVVMGVFVVCWFPFFFTYSLQAVCRAACHIPEPLFKFFFWIGYCNSSLNPVIYTIFNKDFRRAFQKILCKTWKKSF, from the exons ATGCACCATGAACCATTTCGGGGGAAAACGGAGATACATGTAAACAGGGTGGGGGGCGACATGGGATCCCTCAACTCCAGCGGAATTGACGCTTAtccgttcctcttcctcaacGCCTCCCCAACGGATTCTCAGTATTCCTTGGCCACGACAGCCGGACTGGCGGCGCTGGTCAGCTTCCTGATTCTCTTTACCATCGTGGGGAATGTGCTGGTGGTGATCGCGGTGCTCACGAGTAGAGCTCTAAAAGCACCGCAGAACCTTTTCCTGGTCTCCCTGGCGACCGCGGACATTCTCGTGGCCACGCTGGTCATGCCCTTCTCGCTGGCCAACGAGCTGATGGGCTACTGGTACTTCGGGAAAGTTTGGTGCGGCATCTACCTGGCGCTGGACGTGCTCTTCTGCACCTCGTCCATCGTGCACCTGTGCGCCATCAGCCTGGACCGCTACTGGTCCGTCACGCAAGCCGTGGAGTACAACCTGAAGCGCACGCCGCGGCGCGTCAAGGGCATCATCGTGGTGGTGTGGCTGCTCTCCGCCGTCATCTCTTCCCCGCCGCTCGTCACCATCGAGGGCATTGAGCGTCCGGTGGTTGCGCAAgatcagcagcggcagcagcagcaggacaggCCGCAGTGCGAGCTGAACGATGACACCTGGTACATGCTATCTTCCAGCATCGGCTCCTTCTTCGCGCCGTGTCTCATTATGGTGGCCGTGTACGTGCGTATCTACCAGGTGGCCAAGACGCGGACGCGTGGAGCATCGGGGAAGCGGCGGAGTGCGATGGGGGCAGAGGGGGCAGGTGCCGGAGCAGCGGCAGGAGTGGTAGTGAGGGGATCTGATGGTGTCACACAGACCCAGACGGAGAACGGTGGCTTCAGCAAGGTGATGGTGATGGCACCTGTGGGGTCGGTGACAGGGACTGGGACTGGCATGGGCACGTTGACAACACAGGTTGGCAGCGACGAACAGCAGTCGCACCAG cagcagcagcagcagcagcagccgccgcagCAAAGAGAGAATGGCCACTGTCAGTGCCCACCCTCAGCACCCCCCACCCCGGCACGAGGCCCTCTGACTGCCatcactgtcaccaccaccaccaccacagaggaCGTGGATGCTGAGGAGAGCAGCTCATCGCATAGCAGAAGTGGGGggcagagagggcaggagagg cagcagcaccggAGGCCAGTGGCAACAGTCCGGCCGATACCCAGAATCGTCGACAGCAGCAGCGGAGTTGGTGCTGGAGGTGGCGGTAAGGAAAATGGCGGTGGGACAGACACCGGACGCAAGGGCAGCAGCGTCCTGTCCAAACACGCCAGCCTTGCGTCGCGTGCCAGCTGCAAGTCCATTGACCTGTTCGCCTCCAGGCGGCGGCGCGGCACCAAGGGCACCGGTCACCGTCACCGCAGCGGTGGCATTGCTCTCCCCACCGCGGCATCCCGCAAGAAGGCCTCGCAGGCGCGCGAGAAGCGCTTCACCTTCGTGCTGGCAGTGGTCATGGGCGTCTTTGTGGTGTGCTGGTTCCCGTTCTTCTTCACCTACAGCTTACAGGCGGTGTGCCGCGCCGCGTGCCACATACCGGAGCCACTCTTCAAGTTCTTCTTCTGGATCGGCTACTGCAACAGCTCCCTAAACCCCGTCATCTACACCATCTTCAACAAGGACTTCCGCCGCGCCTTCCAGAAGATACTCTGCAAGACCTGGAAGAAGTCGTTTTGA